The Pseudofrankia sp. DC12 region CCGGACTACTACATGCTCTTCGTCGACAATGGCGACAACGTTCCATCGGTGGCCAAGTGGGTGCAGGTCCACTGATCCGCGGCCGCCGTCTCGCCACCGCGCTGCTGGGTCTCGTGCTCAGCGGCTGTGGCGGCGTGAGCGCGACCGAGGACGCGCAGACGCCGGCCAGCGCGGCTCCCGAGGCCCGGTGCACAACCGGTGCTTCGGGAACCCCGGCTGTCGGGTCGGGCGCCACCGGGACCGTCCCTCGGGAGCCGTTTCTGGTGGACACCGCCAGCCAGGCGGCACTGCAGGCCGCGGCCGACCCGGCGCACGCGGCCGAGATCGCCCTGTTGGTGCGGACGCCGACCGCTTTCCCAGTCGGGGACTGGCTGACCGACGTGACCGGGCAGGTCCGCCGTCGGGCCGCGGCGGCCGTGGCAACCGGGTCCACCGCCGTCTTCATGGTCTATGCCATCCCACACCGGGACATCGGGGCTGGCTTCTCCTCCGGTGGATTCCGGACAGCGGAGGCCTACCGGGCCTTCACCCGCCAGGTCGCGGCCGGTATTGGGACTGCCCGCGCGGTCGTGGTCCTCGAGCCGGACTCGCTCGCGCAGCTCGACCAGCTGACGGCTGCCCAGCAGGCAGAACGCTACGGGCTGCTGAATGACGCCGTCGATGTCTACGGCCGGCTACCGGGTACCAGCGTCTACCTGGACGGAGCGAACTGCGGCTGGACACAGGCGTCCGTCATCGCCGAACGCCTGAAAAATGCCGGCGTGGGCCGTGCCCGTGGTTTCGCGGTCAACGTCGCCAACTACTACCGGACAACGGACGAGGTCACGCGCGGCGACGTGATTTCCGCGCTCACCGGCGGAGCGCACTTCGTCGTGGACACCTCACGCAACGGCCGAGGCGCCGTCAGCGGCATCGTCAACGCCTGGTGCAACCCTCCCGGCCGGGGGCTCGGCCCGGCACCGACAACAGACACCGGCGATCCCCGCGCCGACGCCTTTCTTTGGATCAAGACGCCGGGAGCCAGCGACGGGACCTGCGGCCGAGGTGACCCCGCGGCCGGGCAGTGGTGGCAGGCCCAGGCCGAAGAACTCGTCCGCAACGCCGAGGGGCACTGACAGCCGCCGGGCCGGGGCTCCGGGCACAGCCGAACCGACCAGGCGGCCTTGGGGCGGGCGACGGCCCTGCCGGCCCCGCGAGGTCCGCGGGGCCGGCACCCAGAAGCAGGCGGCGGCCGCTCTGGTAGTAGACTGCCGTCACCCGCAATCGCGGTCGTTGAGTGGGCCGTCCGGAGGTCTGGTGCGCAAAGCTACGCACCCTCGGGAGGCTCGTGCCGCGAATACCGGCGGCCATCGCCGGCCCGCGCGCCGCGGCGTTCGTCCGTTCTGGTCGCCTTCGACATCGCGACTGTGTTTCGTGCTCGCGGTGGTGCTCGCGGTATTCGGAGGATTCGTCCTCCAGAACCGGGTCCTCGCCGCCGGATCGACGGATACCGCGACGCTCGGTCCCGCGAGGTCGAATGCCACGCAGGTGCCCGGCGGAACGCTGGGTGCACTCATTGCCGCCACGCCGGCCGCGACCCAGTCGACCCAGTCGAGTCAGCCGACGGCCCAGGCGACACCGACCTCGGTTCCCACGACCGCGCCGGCGGCGGCCTCCCCGCGACCGGCTCCAGCCGTCCGAACGGATGACCCCTTCGGCGGCGCCACCTTCTACGTCGATCCGGAAAGCGACGCGGCAGCGGCTGTCCGCGCTCTACAGTCGTCGGCTCCGGCCGATGCCGCCACGTTGTCCCGGCTGGCGAACGGCTCGGCAGCCGCCTGGTTCGGGGATCACGACCCCGCCACGCTTCAGTCGAGGCTTTCGGCCTGGGTCGGCAAGCTACACGGGGCCGGCGCGCTGCCGGTCGTGGTCGCCTACGGCATACCGAACCGGGACTGCGGCGGCTATTCGGCCGGCGGGCTGGCGAGCCCGGACGCGTACCGGGCGTGGATCTCCGCATACGCGGCCGGCATCGGCCGCGGACCGGTCGCGGTGATCCTGGAGCCGGATGCCCTGGCCCAGATCGACTGCCTGTCGTCGGCCGATGCCCAGACCCGCTACGCGCTGCTCCGCTACGCGGTGGACACGCTCACGTCAGCGGGCGCCAGTGTGTATATCGACGCTGGCAACGCGAAATGGCACAACGCCTCCGACATGGTGGCCCGGCTTCGGCAGGCGGGTGTCGACCGTGCCCGCGGGTTCGCGCTGAACGTGTCGAACTTCGATGACACCGCCGATGAGCTGGCCTACGGTGACGCCATCGCCGGGGGGCTCGGTGGCGGCACACACTTCGTGATCGACACGTCCCGCAACGGTCAGGGGCGAGCACCGGACGGTGCTTGGTGCAACCCGCCCGGACGAGGCCTGGGCGCCCGGCCGACGGCGGCCACCGGCGATGCCCGGGCGGACGCGTTCCTGTGGATCAAAATCCCAGGCGAGTCAGACGGCACGTGCAACGGTGGACCGGGCGCGGGACAATGGTGGCTGGACTACGCATTGGGGCTCGCCCGTCGGTCGGTCTGAACGGCGCCACCGCGTGACCCGGCGATCAGCGTGCGCGCCCGAGCAGGGGCGCATCTCGCACGCCGCGCGCGACCCGTCGGATCCCTGTCGCCGCTCGCGCCGCGCGACAGGCTTCCCGGGACGGCTGCTCGGCAGAGCGCCACCGCGACCCGGCGCGCCGCTCGACTCAACGCGCGCCGGGTCGACGCCACGACCTACGACGAGGCCGCCGATTCGTGCTCACGAGGAAGGGGCACGGCGGCCAGCAGAGGGGCTGCCGGGCTCTGCTCCCAGATCGCCCACGGCCGCACGTCGGAGGCCCACAGCTCATCAAGGACCTGCCGGTCCTTCGCCGTGTCCATGGACCGCCAGAAGCCGGTATATGGATACGCGTGCAGAGCGCCGGCCCGAGCCAGGCGGCGGAACGGCTCGTCGACCAGATCCTCGCCGTCCCCCAACACCGAGAACACGTCAGGACGCATCACGAAGAACCCGCCGTTGACGAAGACCCGCTCGTCGGCGAGCGGGCCTATCGCCTCGACGGCGCTCGTGCCCGGGCGCATCCGGATCGAATGCAATGACGACGGCGGCGGAACCGCCAGCATCGTCGCGACGGCCCCGGTCCGCCGGGCCGCCTCGATCATGTCCGGCAGCGGGACATCGGAAAGGCCGTCGGCATAGTTCGCCAGGAAGAGATCTTCGTCGGCGACGAGATCCCGGGCCGCCTTCAGCCGTTGCCCGACAAGCGCATCCAGGCCGCTGTCCAGTACCGTCACCCGCCAGCCGGCCGCCATACCGTCCAGAAGATGGTGCGTGACCACCCCCGGACAGGGCGTCGGCTCGTCCCTCCGGTGCTCGCTCAGCTGCTGCACCCAGGCACGCACGAATTCCGCACGGAAACCGACGCAAAGAATGAAGTCGTTGTGCCCATGCGCCGCGTACCAGTTCATGAGGTGCCACAGGACAGGGCGCCCACCAACCGGGTGCAGCGGCTTCGGTGCATCGGTCGCCCGCTTCGGCGCGAAACGTCGAGTCGAATCCGTCTCCAGGAGCCGCTGCCCCTGGCCACCACAGAACAGAACGACCTTCACTCGTTGCTCTCTTTTCCCCGCCGCTCTACGCGGCAGACAGAACACTCCTCGGTACGCAAGAAAGCGCACGCTCCGCCGAGACCTTTCTGGCAGATCCGGCGGGTATCTGAATCTCCCCTCCCACCCAGGCCTGGCCACGCCAGACCAGGCGGTGGGCCCCGCCTTTCAGGACACCCGCCCCGAGGCTGCCTCCACCCCTCCCCAGAGAATATGTACCCTGCCCGCACCACAGAATCAACTCTCCCCGAGCGGAAGATACGGCCGCCCTCAAATGCAACCTCCCCTGTTCATGGGTCCCGGGTTCCGGGCCCGCGAGGCCACCGTGTCGGTGATCCGCGCCGAGGGGGTCCTGGCAGCGGCTCCGAAGTCCTGTGACACTAACCACTCGCCACCTCGGACCACTCGGCGAGCCACCGTTCCGGATCATCACACCAAGGCCGCCTCGACGTCTTCCCAAGGGGTTTCGCCCGCCGAGACCGCGCGGACAACTCTCCCCAAGCGTAAGGCCAAGCCTTTCGCAAACAGAAGGCCTACCCTTCCTGGAGGTAAGGTTTTGGTGCCCTGTGGCAGTTCCGTACCGATGATTCACACGGGCCCGAGAAGGAGATCGACCAGTTCGGAGAGCGACCACACTGCGACTGTTCGCCAGAGGCTGCGCCGCACAGCCGCAAGAGTGCGGTCGCGGACCGGCCTCCTGGGGGTCGCTTATCGGGCCGGTGCGGCTGTGCGGTTACCGTCAAGGAGACGAGTACCGTGTGGACTTGACCGAACGGCGCGGAAGGCAACCGGAACACGGTCCGAAGTGATCCGGGCCGTTCAATTCGACCGGCAGGAGCGTGAAGTGTGGACCGTGGTCCTTTGAGACTTCCTCGGCCGGCGTGCCGGTGAACCGGTCGAGAGTCTCGACGCTGTTGGCGCCCAAGCGGTCGCGTAGGCACGGATAGTCACCGTGATCGAGCTTCTACCCGCACTGCCTGTCGAGGGCCAGCACTACCGTGTAGTGGCTCTCGGCGCTCATTCCGACGATCTCGAGATCGGTGCCGGCGGGACCATCATCAGCATGCTGGCCGCGCACCCGGACACGGCCGTGCACTGGGTCGTTCTGTCTGCCGTTGGCGGCCGGCGAGACGAGGCGGCCGCCAGCGCGCGCGCGTTGCTGGGCGGTTCGCTCGCCGCGCTGCACCTGCACTCGTTCCGGGACGGGTTCGTCCCGGCCGACTGGGCCGCGGCGAAGGAGGTACTGCTCGGTGTCGCGCGCGAGGTCCGGCCGGACATCGTCCTGGCGCCGTCCGTCGGGGACTACCACCAGGACCACCGGGCCCTGGCGGAGCTGGCCTGGCAGGCTTTCCGAGGCGCGCTGATACTCGAGTACGAGATCCCGAAGTGGGACGGGGACCTGAGCCGCCCGTCGCTGTACGTCCCGCTCGCCGAGGACGTCGTCGACGCGAAGATCGAGCATCTGCATCGGCACTTCCGCAGCCAGCTCGGCAAGCCCTGGTTTGACGAGGAGCTGTTCCGGTCGATCCTGCGGCTACGGGGTGTGGAATCCGGCAACCGGTACGCAGAGGCATTCGGTGCCCGGAAGCTGGCTCTCCGCTGGCCAGGACACGCCAGGTGACAGGATACTCACCGTCAGGCTGGCCACTGCGTGGGCGATCACGCCGTAGGCGGTGCCCATCACGTTCGACGGCGCTGCCGCGCGGGTCATGCTCCAGACCGGCATGACCCGCGCACCGCCGCGACTGACAGCACGCTCCTAGTCGAGCAGGTCGGGCTCGCGGCGCACGATCCGGTCGTACAGAGGCTGGAAGTTGAGCCAACCGGTGAGCGAGTTGCCGGTGAGGCCATGGGCCACCTGAGCGTGCTCGGGCGGAATCTGCTTCACCTTGCCGACGGCTTTCGCCACCAGCTGCGCCTGCGCGGACCGCTCCATGGCGATGAACCACCAGACCGCGGCGTCGACGGACTCGCCGACGGTCAGCAGGCCATGGTTCGCGAGGATGACGGCCTTGGACCCACCAAGCGCGGCGGCGATCCGCTTGCCCTCATCAACATCGAACACGGGCCCGTTGTAGTCGTCGAACACGCTGTGGTCCTCGTAGAAGGCACAGGCATCCTGCGTGATCGGCTCGATCAGGTCGCCAAGCGTCGACAAGGCCCGGCCGTAGATGGAGTGGCTGTGCGCGGCAGCGATCACGTCTGGGCGGGCCTGGTGGATCTGGGAGTGGATCGCGAATGCCGACGGGTTCGCGGGGTAACGGCCCTCGACGGTCTCCCCGCTCTCGTTGACGAGGATCAGGTCGCTCACCCGGGCGTGCGAGAACGCGACCCCGAACGGGTTCACCCAGAAGTGATCGGTCAGCTCGGGATCGCGGGCAGTGATATGTCCCGCGATCCCTTCCTCGAAGCCGAACCAGCCGAAGATGCGCAGTGCCGCGGCAAGCCGCTGCTTGCGGTGCTGGCGCTCCTGCTCGGCGGTCTCGAAGGTTGGCGGAAGCCGGAAGATCAGATTGTCAGCCATGTCACTAGCGCACCACATCGCTCCTGGCGTCCGAGAGCTGGGCTCCTCGCGGAGCTCGCGCGCACCGCGGCCGGCTACCTCGAGGCGGGCCCGCGACAGCCGGATCGTGCATGCCGCGACCGTCGTTCCCGATGCCCCATGTGAAGGGATCCCGTTCATGAACGCTTCGGCAGACCGCCCCGGCAGGCGGCGCCGACGGACGCATCCGGTGGTGACGCTCACGGTCCTGGGCGCCGCCGTCCTCGTCCTGACCGCGGCCCTCGCCGGCTGCGGCGGCTCGTCGGCTTCGTCAACGGGGGTGGTCAATCTCGACGACGCCCCCAAGGCCGCCGGCCTGCGGGGCCCCGAGCTGGCTACTCCGCTTCCCATGCCGGACATCCGGCTGACGGACACGGCCGGAAGGCCCTACGACGTGAAAGCGGCGACCGGCGGCAAGCTGACCTTCGTCTACTTCGGCTATACCCACTGCCCGGACGTCTGCCCGACCACGATGGCCGACATCGCCCGCGCGCTCGACCTCGTCCCGGCGGCCGACCGCGGCCGGGTCGCGGTCGTGTTCATCACCACCGACCCCGACCGGGACACCGGGCCGGTGATCCGGTCATGGCTGGACCAGTTCAACCCGTCCTTCGTCGGCCTGCGTGGGCCATTGGCGCAGGTGGCCGACTACGCCGGACAGCTCGGCGTCCCACTGGCCGCGCCGCAGCGCCAGGCCGACGGGACGGTCACGGTCGACCACGGCGCCCAGGTCACCGCCTTCAGCCCGGACGGCACCGCACGCACCGTCTACCTGGCGAACACCCAGGTCGAGGACTACGCGCACGACATCCCGCTGCTACTGAAGGAGACACAGTGACCGCCGCGCGGCTGCCTGCCCCGCCGCCGTCGCAGGCCGGGCATGACAAGACCGCGCCCGCGACCGGTGCGGAGCCTGCACCGCCACCCCCGCCGTCATCCGCGGTCGGGGAGGCGCCGGCTCGGGACGCCTCGGCACCCGCCGAGCAACCGCCGCCCCGACGGCTCGGCCGGCGGGCGTTCCTCGGCGGAGCGGGGCTGGTCGGCGCTGGCGGGATCGCCGGCGCGGTCGCCGGCGGACTGGCTCAGCGCGGCACCGGGCCAGCGGCCACCCCGGTCGGGGTGGCTCGCGAGCGCGCCCAGGCCGTCGCCGCTGTACGCCCAGGCCTGGTACACCAGCCGGGGATCGTCGAACCGCCGCCCGCACACCTGGTGTTCACCGCCTACGACCTGACCTCCAAAACCAGCGTGGCCGGTTGCCGCGCCGCGCTGACCTCCGTTCTCACAGCATGGACCGGCGCGGCCCGTACGCTCATGACTGGCGCCCAGCCCGCCGCGGCCGGGGGGCGCGCCCTCGGCCTGGCGCCGTCCGCGCTGACGGTCACTATCGGCCTGGGCCCCTCGGCATTGCGCCTCGCCGGCCTGACCAGCCGGATCCCGCCTCAGCTGGCCCCGATTCCGGGCTTCCCGCACGATCATCTCGACGCAGCCCGAAGCGGCGGAGACATCGCCGTGCAGATCTGCGCGGAGGATCCGATGGTCGTCGTCTCGGCCGCGCGATACCTCGACACGCTCGCCAAGGCTGACGCGACTCCGCGCTGGACCCAGCACGGCTTCCGCCGCACTGCCGCCGCCGCGGCCGACCCGACCGGAACCCCGCGAAACCTGATGGGCCAGCTCGACGGCACCGACAACCCTGTCGTCGGCACCCCCGACTTCGACCAGGCCGTGTGGGCCGACTCCACGGCACCGGCCTGGATGGCCGGCGGCAGCTACCTCGTCGCCCGCCGGATCCGGATGGATCTCGACCGATGGGACCTGATCTCCACCAGTGGCCAGGAGCAGATCATCGGCCGGAGCAAGGCCACCGGCGCCCCGCTGACCGGCGGCAGCGAGCACACCGACCCGGACTTCACCGCCACCGGCTCCGACGGCAATCTGGAGATCCCGGCCAACGCCCACATCCGGCTGGCCCACCCGCAGTCCAACAACGGGGTTCGGATGCTGCGCCGCGGCTACTCGTATCACGACGGCCTCGACGCCGCCGGCCAGCTCGACGCCGGCCTCTTCTTCCTGGCCTACCAGGCAGACCCATTGGTGGCCTTCACCGCCATCCAAAGCAAGCTCGACCGCCTCGACGCACTGTCCGCCTTCATCCGCCACACCGGCAGCGCGCTGTTCGCCATTCCAGCAGCCGCGCCGACCGATGGATATGTCGGCCAGCAGCTGCTGGAGGGCTGATGATCGCATGCTGACGTCAGGGTCCACCACGATGCCGATCAATCGCTCCCTGGCTGCCGCGGGCCGGACCTGCCGGCTGGCCAGGCGGGCCGTTCCCATCAGTCTGCTGGTCGCCGCGCTGCTGGTGGCCGGCTGCGCCGCTGCCGGCTCCCGCCCGACCACGCCAAACGGCGCCGCGGCCGGGCCGCGCGGCACGGCGCCCGGGATACCTCCGGCCACAGATCCAGCCGCCGCGGCCGACACCGGCAGCGGCGACCTCGGCAGCCTGCGCATCCGCGGCGCCTACATCCCGCAACAGGCGTCGCCAGATGTCGCGGCCGCCTACTTCACCATCGAGAATGACGGCAAGGCCGACGACGACCTCATTTCGGCGACCACCCCCGCCGCCCGCTCGGTGAGCCTGCACACCACCGTCGACCACGGCGGCGCCGCGACGATGGTCCCCCTGACCGGGCTGACCATCCCCGCGCATGGCACGGCCGCACTCACCGTCGGCCACGCCCATCTCATGCTGGTGAACCCGGTCCGAATGCTGACAAAGGGGCAACGGGTTACCCTTACGCTCAGCTTCGCCCATGCCGGCCGGCTGCAGCTCGTTGTCCCC contains the following coding sequences:
- a CDS encoding PIG-L deacetylase family protein; amino-acid sequence: MIELLPALPVEGQHYRVVALGAHSDDLEIGAGGTIISMLAAHPDTAVHWVVLSAVGGRRDEAAASARALLGGSLAALHLHSFRDGFVPADWAAAKEVLLGVAREVRPDIVLAPSVGDYHQDHRALAELAWQAFRGALILEYEIPKWDGDLSRPSLYVPLAEDVVDAKIEHLHRHFRSQLGKPWFDEELFRSILRLRGVESGNRYAEAFGARKLALRWPGHAR
- a CDS encoding copper chaperone PCu(A)C codes for the protein MLTSGSTTMPINRSLAAAGRTCRLARRAVPISLLVAALLVAGCAAAGSRPTTPNGAAAGPRGTAPGIPPATDPAAAADTGSGDLGSLRIRGAYIPQQASPDVAAAYFTIENDGKADDDLISATTPAARSVSLHTTVDHGGAATMVPLTGLTIPAHGTAALTVGHAHLMLVNPVRMLTKGQRVTLTLSFAHAGRLQLVVPVVGFTGPNDTGEDVGGMGNMPGMGE
- a CDS encoding glycoside hydrolase family 6 protein, with translation MGAGPLIRGRRLATALLGLVLSGCGGVSATEDAQTPASAAPEARCTTGASGTPAVGSGATGTVPREPFLVDTASQAALQAAADPAHAAEIALLVRTPTAFPVGDWLTDVTGQVRRRAAAAVATGSTAVFMVYAIPHRDIGAGFSSGGFRTAEAYRAFTRQVAAGIGTARAVVVLEPDSLAQLDQLTAAQQAERYGLLNDAVDVYGRLPGTSVYLDGANCGWTQASVIAERLKNAGVGRARGFAVNVANYYRTTDEVTRGDVISALTGGAHFVVDTSRNGRGAVSGIVNAWCNPPGRGLGPAPTTDTGDPRADAFLWIKTPGASDGTCGRGDPAAGQWWQAQAEELVRNAEGH
- a CDS encoding class II aldolase/adducin family protein, translated to MADNLIFRLPPTFETAEQERQHRKQRLAAALRIFGWFGFEEGIAGHITARDPELTDHFWVNPFGVAFSHARVSDLILVNESGETVEGRYPANPSAFAIHSQIHQARPDVIAAAHSHSIYGRALSTLGDLIEPITQDACAFYEDHSVFDDYNGPVFDVDEGKRIAAALGGSKAVILANHGLLTVGESVDAAVWWFIAMERSAQAQLVAKAVGKVKQIPPEHAQVAHGLTGNSLTGWLNFQPLYDRIVRREPDLLD
- a CDS encoding SCO family protein, with translation MNASADRPGRRRRRTHPVVTLTVLGAAVLVLTAALAGCGGSSASSTGVVNLDDAPKAAGLRGPELATPLPMPDIRLTDTAGRPYDVKAATGGKLTFVYFGYTHCPDVCPTTMADIARALDLVPAADRGRVAVVFITTDPDRDTGPVIRSWLDQFNPSFVGLRGPLAQVADYAGQLGVPLAAPQRQADGTVTVDHGAQVTAFSPDGTARTVYLANTQVEDYAHDIPLLLKETQ
- a CDS encoding glycoside hydrolase family 6 protein, whose translation is MLAVVLAVFGGFVLQNRVLAAGSTDTATLGPARSNATQVPGGTLGALIAATPAATQSTQSSQPTAQATPTSVPTTAPAAASPRPAPAVRTDDPFGGATFYVDPESDAAAAVRALQSSAPADAATLSRLANGSAAAWFGDHDPATLQSRLSAWVGKLHGAGALPVVVAYGIPNRDCGGYSAGGLASPDAYRAWISAYAAGIGRGPVAVILEPDALAQIDCLSSADAQTRYALLRYAVDTLTSAGASVYIDAGNAKWHNASDMVARLRQAGVDRARGFALNVSNFDDTADELAYGDAIAGGLGGGTHFVIDTSRNGQGRAPDGAWCNPPGRGLGARPTAATGDARADAFLWIKIPGESDGTCNGGPGAGQWWLDYALGLARRSV
- a CDS encoding Dyp-type peroxidase, with product MTAARLPAPPPSQAGHDKTAPATGAEPAPPPPPSSAVGEAPARDASAPAEQPPPRRLGRRAFLGGAGLVGAGGIAGAVAGGLAQRGTGPAATPVGVARERAQAVAAVRPGLVHQPGIVEPPPAHLVFTAYDLTSKTSVAGCRAALTSVLTAWTGAARTLMTGAQPAAAGGRALGLAPSALTVTIGLGPSALRLAGLTSRIPPQLAPIPGFPHDHLDAARSGGDIAVQICAEDPMVVVSAARYLDTLAKADATPRWTQHGFRRTAAAAADPTGTPRNLMGQLDGTDNPVVGTPDFDQAVWADSTAPAWMAGGSYLVARRIRMDLDRWDLISTSGQEQIIGRSKATGAPLTGGSEHTDPDFTATGSDGNLEIPANAHIRLAHPQSNNGVRMLRRGYSYHDGLDAAGQLDAGLFFLAYQADPLVAFTAIQSKLDRLDALSAFIRHTGSALFAIPAAAPTDGYVGQQLLEG